Proteins found in one Geomonas subterranea genomic segment:
- the sucC gene encoding ADP-forming succinate--CoA ligase subunit beta, which yields MNVHEYQAKAILRKFGVPVPDGHVCYNGASAREWAKRLGEGPWVVKAQIHAGGRGKGGGVKLARSSSEVQMIARDMLGMTVRTHQTGPEGKVVHRVLVENGCNIANELYVSLLVDRGTSRVTVMASTEGGMDIEEVAANTPEKIVTEAVDPLVGLTQFQCRKIAFSLGLKGKLTGKAVKVLTNLYATFIACDCSLLEINPLVVTAEGELIALDAKFGFDDNALFRHLQIGDMRDFDEEDPNEIEASQHDLSYISLNGNIGCLVNGAGLAMATMDIIKHYGGDPANFLDVGGGATIERVTEAFKIILSDKNVKGILVNIFGGIMKCDVIATGVIEAARQVGIQVPLVVRLEGTNVELGKKLLAESGLNIVAADGMADGAQKIVAAVAAAA from the coding sequence ATGAACGTCCACGAGTACCAGGCCAAAGCGATCCTGAGAAAATTCGGCGTGCCGGTCCCCGACGGCCACGTCTGCTACAACGGCGCGAGCGCCAGGGAATGGGCCAAGCGTCTGGGCGAGGGGCCCTGGGTGGTGAAGGCGCAGATCCATGCCGGCGGGCGCGGCAAGGGGGGGGGCGTCAAGCTGGCCCGGTCTTCCAGCGAGGTGCAGATGATCGCCCGCGACATGCTGGGGATGACCGTGAGGACGCACCAGACCGGGCCGGAAGGCAAGGTCGTGCACCGTGTGCTGGTGGAGAACGGCTGCAACATCGCCAACGAGCTCTACGTTAGCCTCCTGGTGGACCGCGGCACCTCCCGCGTGACGGTGATGGCCTCCACCGAAGGAGGCATGGACATCGAGGAGGTGGCGGCCAACACCCCGGAGAAGATCGTTACCGAGGCGGTCGACCCCCTGGTCGGGCTCACCCAGTTCCAGTGCCGCAAGATCGCCTTCAGCCTGGGACTCAAGGGGAAGCTGACCGGCAAGGCGGTCAAGGTCCTCACCAACCTCTACGCCACCTTCATCGCCTGCGACTGTTCTCTCCTCGAGATCAACCCGCTGGTGGTCACCGCGGAGGGGGAGCTGATCGCCCTGGACGCGAAGTTCGGCTTCGACGACAACGCCCTCTTCCGGCACCTGCAGATCGGCGACATGCGCGACTTCGACGAGGAGGACCCGAACGAGATCGAGGCCTCCCAGCACGACCTCTCCTACATCTCGCTTAACGGCAACATCGGCTGCCTGGTGAACGGCGCCGGGCTCGCCATGGCCACCATGGACATCATCAAGCACTACGGCGGCGACCCGGCCAACTTCCTGGACGTCGGCGGCGGGGCCACCATCGAGCGCGTCACCGAGGCTTTCAAGATCATCCTCTCGGACAAGAACGTGAAGGGGATCCTGGTCAACATCTTCGGCGGCATCATGAAGTGCGACGTGATCGCCACCGGCGTCATCGAGGCGGCGCGCCAGGTCGGGATCCAGGTTCCGCTGGTGGTGCGCCTCGAGGGGACCAACGTGGAGCTGGGCAAGAAGCTTCTGGCCGAGAGCGGCCTCAACATAGTAGCCGCCGACGGCATGGCCGACGGGGCGCAGAAGATCGTGGCCGCCGTCGCGGCTGCCGCCTAG
- a CDS encoding NADP-dependent malic enzyme, translated as MSKKLGALDYHSNGRKGKIEVIATKPCQTAADLSLAYSPGVAEPCLAIQQNPDDAYKYTAKGNLVAVVSNGTAVLGLGNLGALAGKPVMEGKGILFKRFADIDVFDIELNTENPDEIIKAVQLLEPTFGGINLEDIKAPECFYIEEELKKTMNIPVFHDDQHGTAIISSAALLNALQLVGKKIEDIRIVVNGAGASANSCAKLAIALGVKPNNMIMCDTKGVIYKGRVEGMNKYKELFAADTPFRTLEEAAHGADVLFGLSVKGAFTPEMVRSMAPNPIIFAMANPDPEISPEEAHAVRGDVIIATGRSDYPNQVNNVLGFPFIFRGALDVRATAINEEMKLAAVHALARLAQEEVPDSVSKAYGNEKFTFGPNYIIPKPFDPRVLLHVAPAIAQAAMESGVARQPIEDMAKYIEQLECSQGRSKEIMRSIINKAKSDPKKVVFPEGDNEKILRAAQTLVEEGIAQPILVGDRKKIQQKMDDLNLDLDVPIVDPTESEHTEEYAEELYRLRQRKGITSSESSRIMRRKSRTHFGTMMVHKGHADALLGGIDTHYPETIRPALEVLGKQAGLSSVHGLYMMVFKKGVYFLADTTVTIDPTAEELAETAILAAEKVAMLDVEPRIAMLSFSNFGSVEHPHASKVKRAVELVKERAPHLVIEGEMQADTAVVPELLDGFTFSKLKAPANVLIFPDLNSGNICYKLLRRLGGAEAIGPILMGMNKPVHVMQRGDDVNDIVNMAAIAVVDAQNP; from the coding sequence ATGAGCAAGAAACTGGGAGCCCTCGACTACCACTCAAACGGTAGAAAAGGGAAGATCGAAGTCATCGCCACCAAACCGTGCCAGACCGCGGCGGACCTGTCGCTTGCCTATTCACCCGGTGTCGCGGAGCCCTGCCTCGCCATCCAGCAGAACCCTGATGACGCCTACAAGTACACCGCCAAGGGGAACCTGGTGGCGGTGGTTTCCAACGGCACCGCGGTCCTTGGCCTTGGCAACCTGGGCGCGCTTGCCGGCAAGCCGGTCATGGAAGGGAAAGGGATCCTCTTCAAGCGCTTCGCCGACATCGACGTGTTCGACATCGAGTTGAACACCGAGAACCCGGACGAAATCATCAAGGCGGTCCAGCTCCTGGAGCCGACCTTCGGCGGCATCAACCTGGAGGACATCAAGGCGCCCGAGTGCTTCTACATCGAGGAAGAGCTCAAAAAGACCATGAACATCCCGGTCTTCCACGACGACCAGCACGGCACCGCCATCATCTCCTCGGCGGCGCTTCTGAACGCGCTGCAACTCGTCGGCAAGAAGATCGAGGACATCAGGATCGTCGTGAACGGCGCCGGCGCCTCGGCCAACTCCTGCGCGAAGCTCGCCATCGCCCTGGGGGTCAAGCCCAACAACATGATCATGTGCGACACCAAGGGGGTCATCTACAAGGGGCGAGTGGAAGGGATGAACAAGTACAAGGAACTCTTCGCCGCCGATACCCCGTTCCGCACCCTGGAGGAGGCGGCCCACGGCGCCGACGTCCTGTTCGGCCTCTCCGTCAAGGGGGCCTTCACCCCCGAGATGGTGCGCTCCATGGCGCCCAACCCGATCATCTTCGCCATGGCGAACCCCGATCCGGAGATCTCCCCGGAGGAAGCGCACGCGGTGCGCGGCGACGTGATCATCGCCACCGGCAGAAGCGACTATCCGAACCAGGTGAACAACGTGCTCGGTTTCCCCTTCATATTCCGCGGGGCGCTGGACGTCCGTGCGACCGCCATCAACGAGGAGATGAAGCTCGCCGCGGTGCACGCGCTGGCGCGGCTCGCCCAGGAAGAGGTGCCGGACTCGGTCTCCAAGGCGTACGGCAACGAGAAGTTCACCTTCGGCCCGAACTACATCATCCCGAAACCGTTCGACCCGCGTGTCCTCCTGCACGTGGCCCCGGCCATCGCCCAGGCCGCCATGGAGAGCGGCGTGGCGCGCCAGCCCATCGAGGACATGGCGAAGTACATCGAGCAGCTCGAGTGCTCGCAGGGTCGCTCCAAGGAGATCATGCGCAGCATCATCAACAAGGCGAAGAGCGACCCGAAGAAGGTCGTCTTCCCCGAGGGTGACAACGAGAAGATCCTGCGCGCGGCCCAGACCCTGGTGGAAGAGGGGATCGCCCAGCCGATCCTCGTGGGGGACCGCAAGAAGATCCAGCAGAAGATGGACGACCTGAACCTCGACCTCGACGTCCCCATCGTCGACCCGACCGAGAGTGAGCACACCGAGGAGTACGCCGAAGAGCTGTACAGGTTGCGCCAGAGAAAGGGGATCACCAGCTCCGAGAGCAGCCGCATCATGCGCAGGAAATCCAGGACCCACTTCGGTACCATGATGGTGCACAAGGGACATGCCGACGCCCTCCTGGGCGGCATCGACACGCACTATCCCGAAACCATCCGTCCCGCGCTGGAGGTGCTCGGCAAGCAGGCGGGGCTTTCCAGCGTCCACGGCCTGTACATGATGGTGTTCAAGAAGGGGGTCTACTTCCTGGCGGACACCACGGTGACCATCGATCCGACCGCGGAGGAGCTGGCGGAGACCGCCATCCTCGCCGCCGAGAAGGTCGCCATGCTCGACGTGGAACCGAGGATCGCCATGCTCTCCTTCTCCAACTTCGGCTCGGTGGAGCACCCGCACGCGAGCAAGGTGAAGCGTGCCGTGGAGCTGGTCAAGGAGCGGGCACCGCACCTGGTCATCGAAGGTGAGATGCAGGCGGATACCGCCGTGGTCCCCGAGTTGCTCGACGGCTTCACCTTCTCGAAACTGAAGGCGCCGGCCAACGTCCTGATTTTCCCGGACCTCAACTCCGGCAACATCTGCTACAAGCTCCTGCGCCGCCTGGGGGGAGCCGAGGCGATCGGCCCGATCCTCATGGGGATGAACAAGCCGGTGCACGTGATGCAGCGGGGAGACGATGTGAATGACATCGTCAACATGGCCGCCATCGCCGTTGTCGACGCTCAAAACCCGTAG
- a CDS encoding dicarboxylate/amino acid:cation symporter, translated as MKSKKFYQVLYFQVLLAISIGVALGYYLPDTGAAMKPLGDGFIKMIKMIITPVIFCTVVTGIAGMDDMKKVGRVGGKALLYFELVSTLALGIGLLVINVIQPGVGMNADVTKLDTKGLATYTATAAKSHSFADFALSIIPSSVVDAFAKGEILQVLFFAILFGLALSALGEKGKPVYKFIDDVSHALFGVVNLIMKFAPIGAFGAMAFTIGKFGLGSLAKLGMLMGSFYLTCLIFIFVVLGTICKICGFNIFKFISYIKEELLIVLGTSSSESALPRMMAKLENLGCTKSVVGMVIPTGYSFNLDGTSIYLTMAAIFVAQATNTPLTMTQTITILGVLMLTSKGAAGVTGSGFVTLAATFAAIPTIPVAGLALILGIDRFMSEARALTNLVGNGVATVVVSRWENELDMERMHRVLNNQNVEEEEPEMGLLEPEPEEA; from the coding sequence ATGAAAAGCAAGAAGTTCTACCAGGTTCTGTACTTCCAGGTGCTGCTGGCGATTTCTATCGGCGTCGCGCTGGGTTACTACCTGCCCGACACCGGAGCCGCCATGAAGCCGTTGGGCGATGGCTTCATCAAGATGATCAAGATGATCATCACCCCGGTGATCTTCTGTACCGTGGTTACCGGCATCGCCGGCATGGACGATATGAAGAAGGTCGGCCGCGTCGGCGGCAAGGCGCTGCTCTACTTCGAACTGGTATCCACCCTGGCCCTGGGGATCGGCCTGTTGGTCATCAACGTGATCCAGCCCGGCGTCGGCATGAACGCGGATGTGACCAAGCTCGATACCAAGGGGCTCGCCACCTACACCGCGACCGCGGCCAAGTCCCACAGCTTCGCCGACTTCGCCCTGAGCATCATCCCGTCCAGCGTCGTCGACGCGTTCGCCAAGGGGGAGATCCTGCAGGTGCTCTTCTTCGCCATCCTCTTCGGCCTGGCCCTTTCCGCGCTGGGCGAGAAGGGAAAGCCGGTCTACAAGTTCATCGACGACGTCTCCCACGCCCTGTTCGGGGTGGTCAACCTGATCATGAAGTTCGCACCGATCGGCGCCTTCGGCGCCATGGCCTTCACCATCGGCAAGTTCGGGCTGGGGTCGCTTGCCAAGCTCGGCATGCTCATGGGCAGCTTCTACCTCACCTGCCTGATCTTCATATTCGTTGTCCTCGGCACCATCTGCAAGATCTGCGGCTTCAACATCTTCAAGTTCATCTCGTACATCAAGGAAGAGCTCCTCATCGTTCTCGGGACTTCCTCCTCCGAATCGGCGCTGCCGCGCATGATGGCCAAGCTTGAAAACCTGGGCTGCACCAAGTCGGTGGTCGGCATGGTTATCCCGACCGGCTACTCCTTCAACCTGGACGGCACCTCCATCTACCTGACCATGGCGGCCATCTTCGTGGCGCAGGCCACCAACACGCCGCTCACCATGACCCAGACCATCACCATCCTGGGGGTTCTCATGCTCACCTCCAAGGGTGCCGCCGGCGTCACCGGCAGCGGTTTCGTCACGCTCGCCGCGACCTTCGCCGCCATCCCCACCATCCCGGTCGCGGGGCTCGCACTGATCCTCGGGATCGATCGCTTCATGTCGGAAGCGCGCGCCCTCACCAACCTGGTCGGCAACGGGGTCGCCACCGTGGTCGTGTCCCGCTGGGAGAACGAGCTCGACATGGAACGCATGCACCGCGTGTTGAACAACCAGAATGTCGAGGAAGAGGAACCCGAAATGGGGCTACTGGAGCCGGAGCCGGAAGAGGCGTAA
- a CDS encoding transporter substrate-binding domain-containing protein, which translates to MVQRALTGKTQSFGIRFLRLTQALPGITLLALFLLLVPLCLAASADFIPEPAHQGPPATVVVGGDRAYPPYEFIDKDGNPAGYNVDLTRAIAEVMGMKVRFRFGNWSEVRAGLQDGSIDILQGLSYSAQRLNSVEFSPPHTIVHHAIFARRDARPVKSLEELRGKKVLVFQDGIMHERLKQLGFAKDLVLTPTPAEALRLLASGQGDYAVVAQLPGIYLIRELRLSNLVPVAKAVVSEQYCYAVQRGDKELLSRFNEGLAIVIKTGQYAQIYNRWLGVNDPPRVTRELALKYGAMILVPLLIVLAVFALWSKTLHKRVAERTTALAQEVAERNKALEALKRHQDKLIQADKMTSLGTLVSGVAHEINNPNGLLLLDIPVLKRVHDDAEEILEAHYHEHGDFMLGGVPYSEMRDEIPRILDEMQDGAQRIKRIVNDLKDFARKDMGNKSLIDLDAVTRTALRLVDPTIRSCTNHFEAVFHGSLPKILGNGQRIEQVIVNLVLNACQALPDRDRGVLVRTSHDAVLGQVLLQVTDQGVGVAEEHLPYLLDPFFTTKRESGGTGLGLSVSAGIVKEHGGTLQFQSTPGAGTTVTLSFPVPDRSSAS; encoded by the coding sequence GTGGTCCAGCGCGCCTTGACAGGCAAAACGCAATCCTTCGGCATAAGGTTTCTTCGCCTTACCCAGGCTCTCCCCGGCATCACCCTCCTGGCCCTGTTCCTGCTGCTGGTCCCCCTGTGCCTTGCTGCATCGGCCGACTTCATACCGGAGCCTGCGCACCAGGGGCCACCCGCCACCGTCGTGGTGGGAGGGGACCGCGCCTATCCCCCCTACGAATTCATCGACAAGGACGGCAACCCCGCCGGCTACAACGTGGACCTGACCCGTGCCATCGCCGAGGTGATGGGGATGAAGGTCCGCTTCCGGTTTGGCAACTGGTCCGAGGTGCGCGCCGGGCTCCAGGACGGCAGCATCGACATCCTGCAGGGGCTCTCCTATTCGGCGCAGCGCCTGAACTCGGTCGAGTTCTCGCCTCCGCACACCATCGTGCATCATGCCATCTTCGCACGGCGCGACGCCAGACCGGTCAAGAGCCTGGAGGAGCTGCGCGGCAAGAAGGTGCTCGTTTTCCAGGACGGCATCATGCACGAGCGCCTGAAGCAGCTGGGGTTCGCCAAGGACCTGGTGCTCACCCCGACGCCGGCCGAGGCGCTCCGCCTGCTCGCCTCGGGGCAGGGGGACTATGCGGTGGTGGCGCAGCTCCCCGGCATCTACCTGATCCGGGAGCTGCGCCTCTCCAACCTGGTTCCTGTGGCCAAGGCCGTGGTGAGCGAGCAGTACTGCTACGCGGTGCAACGCGGCGACAAGGAACTGCTGTCCCGCTTCAACGAGGGGCTCGCCATCGTCATCAAGACCGGCCAGTACGCCCAGATCTACAACCGCTGGCTCGGGGTGAACGATCCCCCCAGGGTCACCAGGGAACTCGCGCTCAAGTACGGGGCCATGATCCTGGTTCCCCTTTTGATCGTGCTGGCCGTGTTCGCGCTCTGGTCGAAGACGCTGCACAAGCGGGTGGCGGAGCGGACCACGGCGCTGGCGCAGGAGGTGGCCGAGCGCAACAAGGCGCTGGAGGCGCTGAAGCGTCACCAGGACAAGCTGATCCAGGCCGACAAGATGACCTCGCTGGGAACCCTGGTGTCCGGCGTGGCGCACGAGATCAACAACCCCAACGGCCTGCTCCTTTTGGACATCCCGGTGCTCAAAAGGGTGCATGACGACGCGGAGGAGATACTGGAGGCGCATTACCACGAGCACGGCGACTTCATGCTCGGCGGGGTGCCCTACTCGGAGATGAGGGACGAGATCCCGCGCATCCTGGACGAGATGCAGGACGGCGCCCAGCGCATCAAGCGCATCGTGAACGACCTCAAGGATTTCGCCCGCAAGGACATGGGGAACAAGTCGCTCATCGACCTGGACGCGGTGACGAGGACCGCGCTGCGCCTGGTGGATCCGACCATCCGTTCCTGTACCAACCACTTCGAGGCCGTCTTCCACGGCTCGCTGCCAAAGATCCTGGGCAACGGTCAGCGCATCGAGCAGGTCATCGTCAACCTGGTCCTGAACGCCTGCCAGGCGCTCCCCGACCGCGACCGTGGGGTGTTGGTCCGGACCAGTCACGACGCCGTCCTCGGGCAGGTGCTGCTTCAAGTCACCGACCAGGGGGTGGGAGTGGCCGAGGAGCACCTCCCCTACCTGCTCGACCCCTTCTTCACCACCAAGCGGGAGAGCGGGGGCACCGGCCTCGGCCTCTCCGTGTCGGCGGGGATCGTCAAGGAACACGGCGGAACCCTGCAGTTCCAGTCCACCCCGGGGGCGGGCACCACGGTGACCCTTTCCTTTCCCGTCCCCGACAGGAGTTCGGCATCATGA
- a CDS encoding heterodisulfide reductase-related iron-sulfur binding cluster gives MEATREIYWNVNHALIWVMYLFAFLALGGCAWGFRSRLPMYRQGKPLDRLDRLSLRLKLMVRGALTQAKVLRVQVPGTLHAFFFWGFLLLFIGTLLIMLQADFTAPLAGWTFLKGTFYKGYSLVLDLAGIIAILMLAGLFVRRFLVRPKALPTKGDDYLAHALLFTILVTGFVVEALRMAATEVHQNPELARLSPGGLLLTPLFAAMNPATISVTHKAMWWLHFFLAMAFIVAIPFTKLRHLFTDPANYLFTDLRPKGAIATINLEDETAEQFGAAKVTDLAWKDIYDADACTLCKRCQDRCPAWYTEKPLSPMRVVQQVGEMALNDPQGDLCRYVTEEVLWDCTTCRACQEICPVDIEHVNKILEMRRNLALMEGKFPGDEVQTAMGNYEVNGNPFGLAWAERGAWAEGLDVVTLESGEPFDVMYFVGCYASFDRRNKEVARAFAKICSAAGIRLGILGKEEKCCGEPPRKLGNEYLYQTMAQENIERIKGYGVKEIVTTCPHCFNALARDYKELGLEVPVRHYTTFLADLVQQGGLQLEPGESFDCTYHDSCYIGRYADIFEPPREMLQRLGGNIAEMDRNRLESFCCGGGGGRILAEEKVGTRISTARVQMAGETRAPMLVSNCPFCLTMFEDGIKTGGLEGNLAARDLAELVAARLPRSSAEA, from the coding sequence ATGGAAGCGACACGCGAGATCTACTGGAACGTCAACCATGCCCTGATCTGGGTCATGTACCTGTTCGCCTTCCTGGCCCTGGGAGGTTGCGCCTGGGGGTTCCGGTCCCGGCTGCCGATGTACCGGCAGGGGAAGCCCCTGGACCGGCTGGACCGGCTCTCGCTGCGCCTGAAGCTCATGGTGCGGGGCGCCCTGACCCAGGCCAAGGTGCTTCGGGTCCAGGTGCCGGGGACGCTGCATGCCTTCTTCTTCTGGGGTTTTCTGCTCCTGTTCATCGGCACGCTGCTCATCATGCTGCAGGCCGACTTCACCGCGCCGCTGGCGGGGTGGACCTTCCTGAAGGGGACCTTCTACAAGGGGTATTCCCTCGTCCTCGACCTGGCCGGCATCATCGCCATCCTCATGCTGGCGGGGCTCTTCGTGCGGCGCTTCCTGGTCCGGCCCAAAGCCCTCCCTACCAAGGGTGACGACTACCTGGCCCACGCGCTCCTCTTCACCATCCTGGTCACCGGATTCGTGGTGGAGGCGCTCCGGATGGCCGCCACCGAGGTGCACCAGAACCCGGAGCTGGCCCGGCTCTCCCCCGGCGGGCTGCTGCTGACCCCCCTGTTCGCCGCAATGAACCCCGCCACCATCTCGGTTACCCACAAGGCCATGTGGTGGCTGCACTTCTTCCTGGCCATGGCCTTCATCGTCGCCATCCCCTTCACGAAGCTGAGGCACCTGTTCACCGATCCGGCCAACTACCTGTTCACCGACCTGCGTCCCAAGGGGGCCATCGCCACCATCAACCTCGAAGACGAGACCGCGGAGCAGTTCGGCGCCGCCAAGGTCACCGATCTCGCCTGGAAGGACATCTACGACGCCGACGCCTGCACCCTGTGCAAGCGCTGCCAGGACCGCTGCCCCGCCTGGTACACCGAAAAGCCGCTCTCCCCGATGCGGGTGGTGCAGCAGGTGGGGGAGATGGCGCTCAACGACCCGCAGGGGGACCTGTGCCGCTACGTCACCGAGGAGGTGCTCTGGGACTGCACCACCTGCCGCGCCTGCCAGGAGATCTGCCCGGTGGACATAGAGCACGTCAACAAGATCCTCGAGATGCGCAGGAACCTGGCGCTCATGGAGGGGAAGTTTCCCGGTGACGAGGTGCAGACCGCCATGGGCAACTACGAGGTGAACGGCAACCCCTTCGGACTGGCCTGGGCCGAGCGCGGCGCCTGGGCCGAAGGGCTCGACGTGGTGACCCTGGAGAGCGGCGAGCCCTTCGACGTGATGTACTTCGTGGGGTGCTACGCCTCATTCGACCGCCGCAACAAGGAGGTGGCCAGGGCCTTCGCGAAAATCTGCTCCGCGGCGGGTATCAGGCTCGGCATCTTGGGCAAGGAGGAGAAGTGCTGCGGGGAGCCGCCGAGGAAGCTGGGCAACGAGTACCTGTACCAGACCATGGCGCAGGAGAACATCGAAAGGATCAAGGGGTACGGCGTTAAGGAGATCGTCACCACCTGTCCCCACTGCTTCAACGCCCTGGCCCGCGACTACAAGGAACTCGGCCTGGAGGTCCCGGTGCGCCACTACACCACCTTCCTGGCGGACCTGGTGCAGCAGGGGGGGCTGCAGCTTGAACCGGGCGAGAGCTTCGACTGCACCTACCACGACTCCTGCTACATCGGCCGCTATGCCGACATCTTCGAGCCGCCGCGCGAGATGCTGCAGCGTCTGGGCGGCAACATCGCCGAGATGGATAGAAACCGTCTGGAGAGCTTCTGCTGCGGCGGGGGAGGGGGGCGCATCCTCGCCGAGGAAAAGGTGGGGACCCGCATCAGCACTGCCCGCGTGCAGATGGCCGGCGAAACCCGCGCCCCCATGCTGGTTTCCAACTGCCCGTTCTGCCTTACCATGTTCGAGGACGGCATCAAGACCGGCGGCCTGGAAGGGAACCTCGCCGCGCGCGACCTGGCCGAGCTGGTGGCCGCGCGGCTCCCGCGGAGCAGCGCCGAAGCGTAG
- a CDS encoding YbgA family protein encodes MSGSGASIKIGVSSCLLGEKVRYDGGHKHDPYLTGVLGRFFSFVPVCPEVECGMGTPREAMRLEGDPEKPRLMTHRTRIDKTGQMLEFCRNKVEQLAHEELCGFVFKKGSPSSGLFRVKVYREGMPPVAGRGLFAAAVARRFPQLPMEEEGRLNDPVLRENFIERVFAFRRWKDFLADEPDLGKLVQFHTCQKLLVMSHSTQLYRELGALVARGKELPFPQLLERYQELYMKALELHATVKKQTNVLMHIMGYFKKNLCTEEKQELSQLIAQYHDGVVPLVVPLTMLKHYVAKYRQEYLRQQVYLSPHPAELMLRNHV; translated from the coding sequence ATGTCCGGATCCGGCGCATCCATAAAGATAGGCGTCAGCTCCTGCCTTCTGGGGGAGAAGGTACGCTACGACGGCGGCCATAAGCACGACCCTTACCTCACCGGGGTCCTCGGGAGGTTCTTCAGCTTCGTGCCGGTCTGCCCCGAGGTGGAGTGCGGCATGGGCACGCCGCGCGAGGCGATGCGCCTGGAGGGCGACCCGGAAAAGCCGCGGCTCATGACCCACCGGACGCGCATCGACAAGACCGGCCAGATGCTGGAGTTCTGCCGGAACAAGGTGGAGCAGTTGGCGCACGAGGAGCTGTGCGGTTTTGTCTTCAAGAAGGGATCCCCTTCCTCGGGACTGTTCCGGGTCAAGGTGTACCGGGAGGGGATGCCGCCGGTCGCCGGGCGTGGCCTCTTCGCCGCCGCGGTGGCGCGGCGCTTCCCGCAGCTTCCCATGGAAGAGGAGGGGAGGCTGAACGACCCGGTGCTGCGGGAAAACTTCATCGAGCGGGTGTTCGCCTTCCGGCGCTGGAAGGATTTTCTCGCGGATGAACCCGACCTCGGCAAGCTGGTCCAGTTCCACACCTGCCAGAAACTGCTGGTCATGTCGCACAGCACCCAGCTCTACCGCGAGCTCGGGGCGCTGGTGGCCCGGGGGAAGGAGCTTCCGTTCCCGCAACTGCTGGAGCGCTACCAGGAGCTCTACATGAAGGCCCTGGAGCTGCACGCGACGGTGAAGAAGCAGACCAACGTGCTGATGCACATCATGGGGTACTTTAAAAAGAACCTCTGCACCGAGGAGAAGCAGGAGCTTTCGCAGCTGATCGCGCAGTATCACGACGGGGTGGTGCCCCTGGTGGTGCCCCTCACCATGCTCAAACATTACGTCGCCAAGTACCGGCAGGAGTACCTGCGGCAGCAGGTCTACCTCTCCCCCCACCCGGCGGAGCTCATGCTGCGCAACCACGTCTAG